In a genomic window of bacterium:
- a CDS encoding AGE family epimerase/isomerase, translated as MGQHSIFNKPYMRTAGADRSSRCLSDDGTLAGMTPEALRDRFLEDLLGEYLPYLERYAVDHEYGGFMCNVRPDGTRIDTVKRAWYEGRGIWLYSFLYNKIEGERRFLEMARRTVDFILALKPEGDVFWPATYTREGKPLSEGEIYGDLFIAMGLQEFAKIPGNERYRNEAKAILMKCLRMYDRPDYPGKPFLPGGPDIVAPRMLGHWMLMLRVSTQYLEAGPDTDVEGVAGRCIDALLNHHYNPGYGLFNEVLNHDFSRTAPENPYSQWSYTGHAIEVLWFMLDEALRRKDSGLFDTAADLFMRHVEIAWDDGFGGVFRSLDNVMKNIWTLDVVLLFQLEALIGCMLLVEHTGSPWSKTWYSKFYHFIRDRFEPVKSGFSPWTCTGDRADTPAVFSAPRIGNFHYPQCLIYNILSLDRMIQRGGMVSSAFA; from the coding sequence ATGGGACAACACAGTATCTTCAATAAACCGTATATGCGGACGGCCGGCGCCGACCGGAGCAGCCGGTGCCTCTCCGATGACGGCACACTCGCCGGCATGACACCCGAAGCTCTCCGCGACCGGTTCCTCGAGGACCTGCTCGGGGAGTATCTGCCCTATCTGGAGCGGTATGCAGTCGATCATGAATACGGCGGATTCATGTGCAACGTCCGTCCCGACGGCACCCGTATCGATACGGTCAAGCGGGCATGGTACGAGGGACGGGGCATCTGGCTATACTCCTTTCTCTACAACAAGATCGAGGGAGAGAGACGGTTTCTCGAAATGGCGCGCAGGACGGTGGATTTTATCCTTGCGCTCAAACCGGAAGGAGATGTTTTCTGGCCCGCGACCTATACCCGTGAGGGCAAGCCGCTCTCGGAGGGCGAAATATACGGCGATCTCTTCATCGCGATGGGTCTTCAGGAATTCGCGAAAATACCCGGGAACGAACGGTACCGTAACGAGGCGAAAGCGATTCTCATGAAATGCCTCCGCATGTACGACCGTCCCGACTATCCGGGGAAACCGTTCCTGCCCGGCGGGCCGGACATCGTCGCTCCGCGCATGCTCGGCCACTGGATGTTGATGCTCCGGGTTTCCACCCAGTATCTCGAAGCGGGGCCTGACACAGATGTCGAAGGTGTGGCCGGACGATGCATCGATGCACTGCTCAACCACCACTATAATCCAGGATACGGACTCTTCAACGAGGTGCTCAACCATGATTTCAGCAGGACGGCCCCCGAAAATCCGTATTCACAGTGGTCGTACACCGGCCATGCCATCGAGGTTCTGTGGTTCATGCTCGACGAGGCGCTGCGCAGAAAGGACAGCGGTTTGTTCGATACCGCGGCGGACCTGTTCATGCGGCATGTCGAGATTGCCTGGGATGACGGATTCGGCGGAGTGTTCAGATCCCTCGACAATGTCATGAAAAATATCTGGACGCTCGATGTGGTGCTCCTGTTCCAGCTCGAAGCGCTCATCGGGTGTATGCTGCTGGTGGAACATACCGGCTCGCCGTGGTCGAAAACATGGTACTCGAAATTCTACCATTTCATCAGGGACAGATTCGAGCCGGTAAAGAGCGGTTTTTCCCCCTGGACATGCACCGGCGACAGGGCGGATACCCCGGCGGTGTTCAGCGCCCCACGCATCGGGAATTTCCACTATCCCCAGTGCCTCATCTACAACATCCTGTCGCTTGACCGGATGATACAGCGTGGAGGGATGGTATCGTCAGCCTTTGCATGA
- a CDS encoding BlaI/MecI/CopY family transcriptional regulator, whose protein sequence is MTNVELGRIQVRIMQVLWEKKRATAREITTVLNEFEPIDHRNVQTILRRLEKKGSIGFTVEDRTHIYYPLIDNNRVKMKAISDFINQMFQGSVSNLVSALISHEHISVEELKKIFRMFEKKDK, encoded by the coding sequence ATGACTAATGTAGAACTGGGACGGATTCAAGTCAGAATCATGCAGGTGCTTTGGGAGAAAAAGCGTGCAACAGCCCGTGAAATAACGACCGTATTAAACGAGTTTGAACCGATAGATCACAGAAATGTTCAGACTATCCTCAGACGTCTTGAGAAAAAAGGTTCCATAGGGTTTACCGTCGAGGATCGAACGCATATTTACTACCCCCTGATCGATAACAACAGAGTGAAAATGAAGGCAATCAGTGACTTCATCAATCAGATGTTTCAGGGTTCCGTCAGTAATCTCGTATCGGCTCTGATCAGCCATGAACATATTTCTGTCGAAGAACTGAAAAAAATCTTCCGTATGTTTGAAAAAAAGGATAAGTAA